The genomic stretch CAACTTTAACAATAACATCTCCGTATTCTGAAACAACTTCGATGTTATCCCCTGCAGTTACACCTAAATCTTCCATTTGATCTTTGTTCATGTGGCATATTGCTGCAGCGTCAACGTACATTGGAAGGTCTTTACCAGATTCTATGGCTTGACCTTGCCATACTGTTCTTCCTGTGTTTAATATAAAATTCATTCTACAACCTCCAGGGCTATGGCGCCTACTGGGCACGCTTTAACACAAGTTGCACATTCTTTGCATTCTTTTGATCTGTTTATTTTTATAGCACCGTCATCTACTAAAATAACTGGCTCAACATCTCCAGATGTTCCTTTTCCTCCAGCAATCTCTGTACTTTTTGATGCGTTTACAGGACATGCTACAACACAGTTCCCGCATCCGTGACAAAGTTCTCTATGTGCTACAAGTTTAATCGCCATTATTTACCCTCCGTTAATTTTAATGATTCCACAGCTTTTTGCCATGCTTTGGATTTAGTAGGAGTGTAGTTTACATCAGTCCTTTTAACTGCTATAGCTTCAGTAGGGCAGGCTTTTTCACATGCTCCGCAGTATATACAGTATTTTTCGTCTTTATGGAGCCTTTCAGCTATTTTACCAGATGCAGATGATGCTGGGAATGATAGCACATTACATGGACATACTTCAATACATGTTTCACATCCCTGGCAGGCATCTTGATTTATGGTTAGTTCACCTTCAAATGGTTTTTGAACTTCAAATACATCTTTTGGACAGATTTCTTTGCACCATCCACAGTTAACACATAAACCTTCATCTACTACCATGTTTCCTTTAATTTCTGCTTCGGAAATTTCATATTCTCCGTAAGGACATACTTTACATATGACTTTTATAGCATCTTCAGGACATATTCGCTTGCATATTCCGCAGTATACACAACTATCTTTATCCACAATTATATCAGATGCTATTTCTGGACTTGAAGATGTAGGAAGCTGTTCTTCTAAATATATGGCGTCTGCTGGACACATTTCTTCACACATTCCACATGAAATACAAGCATCTTTATCTACTTCTATTTCACCTGTGACAAGTTCAGATCTGTCAGGTAATTCTCTAATAACGCTTATAGCTCCTTGTGGACATGCTATATCACATGCTCCGCAATAAACACACTTTTCAAGTTCAGGTGTAATTGATCTGATAAGTTTTGGGTATTCTTCTATTTCTTTAATTGGTTTATCGTCTATTGTGAAATCTATTGCTTCAACAGGACATCCTACACTACACATACCACAAAGTACGCATTTGTTTTCATTTATGTCGATTTTTGAAGCATCTACTTCATTTCTTACAATTGCACCTATTGGACCAAGTTCTATTGCATCCACAGGACATATTTGCTCACATATACCACATCCAATACAAGTATCATTTTCAAAGGAAAGCTTTCTGTCTTCTTCTGCTTCCCTCTCAATGCAGATATTCTTTTCTTCAGTGGTTTTTTCATTTGATACCATTTTCTACCTCCAAAAATTCCTCAAAAATCGTAGATTTTTGGGACACAAAACTGAAAGTTTGCAAATCTCTGATTTCCAAAGTTTTGCTTGTTCCAATTTTTGTGGTTCAGAAACCTATCAAAAATCATGGATTTTCGAATGCTTCGATTTCTTGAACCTCCAAAAATATTATTTTTGGGGTTTCGGAAACTTTTCGTTTACTTCAACATGCAAAAATTTTTAATTTTTGCTGTTCAGAAACCTTCGGTTTCTTGAACCTCCAAAATTTCTATTGAGTTGGTTGGACACCTTGATTCACATATACGACATCCACAACACCAATTAGGGTCTATCTGTGCTTTGAGGTCAGTTAAATCTACAGCTTTCATTAAGCATGTATCTACACAAAGCCCACATCCTATACAGCTATCTTTCACTTTAGGGTCAAATTTATGCCCCATTAACGTTATAATGATTGTCCTTGTCTTTTCTGTGTCTTTTGTTAGTGCATTGGTCATTTTTAAAAAATCTTCAGGACATAGTTTGCTTATAGTTTCAGCGATTTCAATGGAATCCCATGATATATTTCGGCCGTTAATATAGTGCGATACTGTTGATCTATCCATTCCCAGTGTTTCAGCAATTTCTTTTTGAAGATAACCATCTTTTCTAAGATTTATTGCTGCTAGGTAATTTAAACCTGAGAGGATATGTTTAGGCATGAACTCACCATGTGTATTGATTACACGTTTCTTGATCTTTATATATATACATTCTCACTAAAATCAAATAGGAAAGTTTATATAGTGATGTGTACTATTCACACACAATATGATATTGCAATTCAACATTTAAACTACTTAAAATAAAAATACAATATGAATAACTCTTTAATTTAAATAAAAAAGAATTTTAGTTGTTAAACTATTCATCCTTAGCTTCAAGAGTGCATTTTCCATCTTTACATTCATGTTCAACTTCAATTAAAAAATCCTTAATTTTTTCAACATCGATTGAAGTTAAACCTCTTATTGTTTCACCTTCTACTTGAATCTGTAAAATTCCATCGTTATTTGTAACTACTTTACCTGGGATATAACACCTTCCAAGGGATAATTTAACAGAATCTCCCGGTTTAACTTCATTTTCTAGATATTCACATAGTTCATCGCAGCTAACACAAACATTTTCTTCTTTCAACATATCACCTTCATTTTGTATACTAAAATTTGTAGTTCATTGTATTTAAAAAATAATATTTCAAATAAATTAAGCTTTTTCAACCTTTACAGCACAATATTTAAGCTCAGGAGTTTCAGATACCGGATCCAAAGCGTTGTTTGTAATTAAATTAGTTGGAGTTTCGCTGAAATGAAATGTCATGGCAACAAGACCCTCAGGAACCGTATCTGTTATTTTGATTTTAGCATTCATTTCTCCTCTTCTTGATGAAACTTTCACAATATCTCCATTACTAATTTCAAGATTTAATGCATCTTCTGGATTAATTTCCAAAAGTTCAAATTCATATAATTTATTCAATCCTTCCACTTTCCGAGTCATAGTGCCTGTATGATACTGGTAAAGACTACGTACTGTTGTTAAAACTAAAGGATACTCTTCATCAGGAATTTCGGCGGGCAGACGGTATTTTAAAGCTTTTAGTTTGCCCTTACCGTTTTCAGTGGAAAACCCTTCTTTATGAAGAGTAGAAGTTCCTGAACAATCTTTATCAGTACATGGCCATTGTAACCCTCCATTCTCCAGGCGATCATAGGAAATACCTGCATAAATAGGAGTTAGAGATGCTAATTCATCGAAAATTTCTGAAGGATTAGCGAAAATAAAGCCTTTACCATCCATTCTTTTTGCAATTTCGGCTATAATCCACCAATCAGGCTTTGAATCACCTAATGGCATTATTGCCTTGTTAATTCTTTGAACTCGCCTTTCAGTGTTTGTAAAAGTCCCTTCTTTTTCTGCAAATGTACATGCCGGAAGAACAACATCTGCAAATTCGGCAGTTTCTGTTAAGAAAATATCTTGAACCACTAAAAAATCAAGTTTTTCCAGTGCTTCTTTTACATGGGCAGAATCAGGATCACTTAAAACAGGGTTTTCCCCTACAATATAAATGGCTTTAATATTACCATTGTAAGCAGATTCAAATAGTTGAGTAAGAGTTAAACCCTTTTCTTTGTTTAATTCACAATTCCATGATTTTTCAAACTTTTTTAAAGTTTCTCCATTATCTATTTTCTGATAACCCGGATAAATATCGGGTAAAGCTCCCATATCACAGGATCCTTGCACATTGTTTTGTCCACGAAGTGGATTTACTCCTGAAGACGGTTTACCAAGATTTCCAGTAATTAATGCAAGATTACTAACAGCTAAGACATTATCAGTTCCATGAGAATGCTGTGTTATGCCCATTGAATACAATATAGATGCGGCATCAGAAACTGCATAAATCCTTGCTGCTTCAATTAGATTTTCCTTAGTTACTCCTGTAATTGTTTCTACTGAACCTGGATCGAATTCTTCAAGTGATTTTTTGAAATCATCAAAGTTTTCAACATGTTCTTTTATGAATTCTAAATCATGAAGATTTTCTTTAACTATTATATGCATTATTCCCATAAGAAGAGGAACATCTGTTCCCGGTTTATGCTGTAAAAATAAATCTGCATGTTTACATAGTTCAATTTCCTTGGGATTAGCTACAATTAATTTTGAACCATTATCAACGGCTTTTATTATTTTTAATGCCAATACTGGGTGTGAGGATGTAGTATTTGTTCCTATAGCAAATATACAGTCTGCATCACCAATTTCTGTTATGGAATTAGTCATTGCCCCGCTTCCTATACTTTGACCAAGTCCAGAAACAGTGGAGGCATGGCAAAGCCGGGCACAGTGATCAATGTTATTTGTACCCATTATTGCCCTTGTAAACTTTTGAATGAGATAATTTTCTTCATTAGAACATTTTGCAGATGCTATGGCTGCAAAAGAACTTCCTTTATAATTAGAAAGGTTTTGAGCTATATAATTCAATGCTTCGTCCCAGCTTGCTTCTTTAAACTCTCCATTTCGTTTTATAAGAGGTGAAGTTAATCTATCAGGATGGTTAACAAAATTATACCCAAATCTTCCTTTAACACAAAGATTACCTTCATTTACAGGATTATCCAGATCGCCCCTGACATTTTTTATTTCATTTCCCCTAATTCCCAGATATATCCCACAACCCACTCCACAGTAAGGACAGATTGTTTTAATTTCTTTTGAAGGTTTTAAACCTTCTTTAGGTATAAGTGCCCCTACAGGACATCCTACAACACATTCTCCGCAAGATACACAGTTTGATTCCAGTATTGGTTTATCTGCAAAAGCTGTGATTTTGGTTTCATATCCTCTGTAACTAAAATCAATAGCATTAACGCCCAGAATCTCATTACATATTCTGACACATATACCGCATAAAATACATTTTTGAAGATCACGATTAAAGAAGGGATTAGAAGTGTCTTTAGGAATTTCTTTGACTTTCCGCCTTAAACCTTTAAGATCATCTTCTTTTATATCGAGATATGCTGATATCTTTTGAAGACCACAGTTAT from Methanobacterium sp. encodes the following:
- a CDS encoding 4Fe-4S binding protein, which encodes MVSNEKTTEEKNICIEREAEEDRKLSFENDTCIGCGICEQICPVDAIELGPIGAIVRNEVDASKIDINENKCVLCGMCSVGCPVEAIDFTIDDKPIKEIEEYPKLIRSITPELEKCVYCGACDIACPQGAISVIRELPDRSELVTGEIEVDKDACISCGMCEEMCPADAIYLEEQLPTSSSPEIASDIIVDKDSCVYCGICKRICPEDAIKVICKVCPYGEYEISEAEIKGNMVVDEGLCVNCGWCKEICPKDVFEVQKPFEGELTINQDACQGCETCIEVCPCNVLSFPASSASGKIAERLHKDEKYCIYCGACEKACPTEAIAVKRTDVNYTPTKSKAWQKAVESLKLTEGK
- a CDS encoding DUF2097 domain-containing protein; its protein translation is MLKEENVCVSCDELCEYLENEVKPGDSVKLSLGRCYIPGKVVTNNDGILQIQVEGETIRGLTSIDVEKIKDFLIEVEHECKDGKCTLEAKDE
- the fdhF gene encoding formate dehydrogenase subunit alpha; this encodes MNDKITLFIDGMDIKAEKGDTILQTALKNDIYIPNLCYNPNLKSFGACRLCIVEIDEGRVVTSCETVVEEGMNVITENKRLNNIRKVTTELLLVNHESDCLTCAKDNNCGLQKISAYLDIKEDDLKGLRRKVKEIPKDTSNPFFNRDLQKCILCGICVRICNEILGVNAIDFSYRGYETKITAFADKPILESNCVSCGECVVGCPVGALIPKEGLKPSKEIKTICPYCGVGCGIYLGIRGNEIKNVRGDLDNPVNEGNLCVKGRFGYNFVNHPDRLTSPLIKRNGEFKEASWDEALNYIAQNLSNYKGSSFAAIASAKCSNEENYLIQKFTRAIMGTNNIDHCARLCHASTVSGLGQSIGSGAMTNSITEIGDADCIFAIGTNTTSSHPVLALKIIKAVDNGSKLIVANPKEIELCKHADLFLQHKPGTDVPLLMGIMHIIVKENLHDLEFIKEHVENFDDFKKSLEEFDPGSVETITGVTKENLIEAARIYAVSDAASILYSMGITQHSHGTDNVLAVSNLALITGNLGKPSSGVNPLRGQNNVQGSCDMGALPDIYPGYQKIDNGETLKKFEKSWNCELNKEKGLTLTQLFESAYNGNIKAIYIVGENPVLSDPDSAHVKEALEKLDFLVVQDIFLTETAEFADVVLPACTFAEKEGTFTNTERRVQRINKAIMPLGDSKPDWWIIAEIAKRMDGKGFIFANPSEIFDELASLTPIYAGISYDRLENGGLQWPCTDKDCSGTSTLHKEGFSTENGKGKLKALKYRLPAEIPDEEYPLVLTTVRSLYQYHTGTMTRKVEGLNKLYEFELLEINPEDALNLEISNGDIVKVSSRRGEMNAKIKITDTVPEGLVAMTFHFSETPTNLITNNALDPVSETPELKYCAVKVEKA
- a CDS encoding 4Fe-4S binding protein, producing MPKHILSGLNYLAAINLRKDGYLQKEIAETLGMDRSTVSHYINGRNISWDSIEIAETISKLCPEDFLKMTNALTKDTEKTRTIIITLMGHKFDPKVKDSCIGCGLCVDTCLMKAVDLTDLKAQIDPNWCCGCRICESRCPTNSIEILEVQETEGF
- a CDS encoding 4Fe-4S binding protein translates to MAIKLVAHRELCHGCGNCVVACPVNASKSTEIAGGKGTSGDVEPVILVDDGAIKINRSKECKECATCVKACPVGAIALEVVE